From Aquabacter sp. L1I39, the proteins below share one genomic window:
- a CDS encoding LL-diaminopimelate aminotransferase, translating to MTDFHRIRRLPPYVFEQVNRVKAAARNNGVDIIDLGMGNPDLEAPAHVLEKLKETIGKPRTDRYSASKGIPGLRRAQAAYYERRFGVKVNPDTQVVATLGSKEGFANMAQAITAPGDVILTPNPSYPIHAFGFLMAGGVIRSVPVEPGPGFFHAMERAVQHSIPKPIAVVLCYPSNPTATVASLDFYKDVVAFAKKNDLIILSDLAYAELYFDGNPPPSVLQVPGAVDVTVEFTSMSKTYSMAGWRMGFAVGNERLIAALSRVKSYLDYGAYTPIQVAATAALNGPQDYIGEMRETYKRRRDAMVDSFGRAGWTVPVPAASMFAWAPIPEPFRAMGSVEFAKLLIEKAEVAVAPGVGFGEHGDEYVRIAVVENEQRIRQAARNIRRFFDTAGATLHNVVPLTAVR from the coding sequence ATGACCGATTTTCACCGTATTCGCCGGCTGCCGCCCTATGTGTTCGAGCAGGTGAACCGCGTGAAGGCCGCCGCCCGAAACAATGGCGTCGACATCATCGATCTCGGCATGGGCAATCCGGACCTCGAGGCGCCCGCCCATGTGCTCGAAAAGCTGAAGGAAACCATCGGCAAGCCGCGCACCGACCGCTATTCCGCCTCCAAGGGCATTCCCGGCCTGCGCCGTGCGCAGGCGGCCTATTATGAGCGGCGGTTCGGCGTGAAGGTGAATCCCGACACGCAGGTGGTGGCGACGCTGGGCTCGAAGGAGGGCTTCGCCAATATGGCGCAGGCCATCACCGCGCCGGGCGACGTGATCCTGACCCCCAATCCTTCCTACCCCATCCACGCCTTCGGCTTCCTGATGGCGGGCGGCGTGATCCGTTCCGTGCCGGTCGAGCCGGGGCCGGGCTTTTTCCACGCCATGGAGCGGGCGGTCCAGCATTCCATCCCGAAGCCCATCGCGGTCGTGCTGTGCTATCCGTCCAACCCCACCGCGACGGTGGCGAGCCTGGATTTCTACAAGGACGTGGTGGCGTTTGCGAAGAAGAACGATCTCATCATCCTGTCCGACCTCGCCTATGCGGAGCTCTATTTCGACGGCAATCCCCCGCCGTCCGTGCTCCAGGTGCCGGGTGCGGTGGACGTGACGGTGGAATTCACCTCCATGTCCAAGACCTATTCCATGGCCGGCTGGCGCATGGGCTTCGCGGTGGGCAATGAGCGCCTGATCGCGGCGCTTTCGCGCGTCAAGTCCTACCTGGATTACGGTGCCTATACCCCTATCCAGGTGGCGGCCACCGCGGCGTTGAACGGTCCGCAGGACTATATTGGTGAGATGCGCGAGACCTATAAGCGCCGCCGCGATGCCATGGTCGACAGCTTCGGCCGCGCCGGCTGGACCGTGCCCGTGCCGGCGGCCTCCATGTTCGCCTGGGCACCCATTCCGGAGCCCTTCCGGGCCATGGGGAGCGTGGAATTTGCCAAGCTCCTGATTGAGAAGGCGGAGGTGGCGGTGGCCCCCGGCGTCGGCTTTGGCGAGCATGGCGATGAGTATGTGCGCATCGCCGTGGTGGAGAACGAGCAGCGCATCCGCCAGGCCGCGCGCAACATTCGCCGCTTCTTCGACACTGCTGGTGCCACGCTTCACAATGTGGTGCCGCTGACGGCCGTACGCTGA
- a CDS encoding homoserine dehydrogenase → MSQLRVGLAGLGTVGAAVIRMLEARKTELAVRTGREIKVVAVSARSRDKDRGLDLSGVRWFEDPVALARDPDIDVFVELMGGEGDPAKGAVAAALEAGKPVVTANKALLAKCGLELARKSETAGAGLHFEAAVAGGIPIVKTLREALAGNRIARVSGILNGTCNYILTRMADEKLSFETCLAEAQRLGYAEADPTFDIDGHDTAHKLSILTSLAFGTQVDAEAIYLEGIRSLTLADLEAADDLGYKVKLLGVAVRTDQGIEQRVHPTMVPKHWPIAQVSGVTNAVAVDGDAVALTLVGPGAGGAATASAVVGDLADVAQGKGGFAFGLPAANLVRAERAPMQHHEGGYYIRLAAVNRPGTAATIARRMADEGISLESIVQRRPGSKSANDPATVILITYATTEEAVRRAVASIDADGVLASQPQVIRIEKD, encoded by the coding sequence ATGAGCCAGTTGAGAGTGGGGCTTGCGGGCCTCGGCACGGTCGGGGCGGCGGTCATCCGCATGCTCGAAGCCCGCAAGACCGAACTTGCCGTCCGCACGGGCCGAGAGATCAAGGTTGTCGCGGTGAGCGCCCGCAGCCGCGACAAGGATCGCGGGCTGGACCTGTCTGGCGTGCGCTGGTTCGAGGACCCGGTGGCACTGGCGCGTGATCCGGACATCGACGTGTTCGTGGAACTGATGGGTGGAGAGGGCGATCCGGCCAAGGGGGCGGTCGCCGCGGCGCTTGAGGCCGGCAAGCCGGTGGTGACGGCCAACAAGGCGCTGCTCGCCAAATGCGGCCTGGAGCTTGCCCGGAAGTCGGAAACTGCCGGCGCGGGGCTGCATTTCGAGGCTGCGGTCGCGGGCGGCATCCCCATCGTGAAGACGCTGCGCGAGGCGCTGGCCGGAAACCGCATCGCCCGCGTGTCCGGCATCCTCAACGGCACATGCAACTATATCCTCACCCGCATGGCGGACGAGAAGCTCTCCTTCGAGACCTGTCTCGCCGAGGCCCAGCGCCTGGGCTATGCGGAGGCGGATCCCACCTTCGATATTGACGGGCACGACACCGCCCACAAGCTCTCCATCCTGACCTCGCTCGCCTTCGGCACGCAGGTGGATGCGGAAGCCATTTATCTGGAAGGCATCCGTTCCCTGACGCTGGCGGACCTCGAGGCCGCCGACGACCTTGGCTACAAGGTCAAGCTGCTCGGCGTCGCCGTGCGCACCGACCAGGGCATTGAGCAGCGCGTCCATCCCACCATGGTACCCAAGCACTGGCCCATCGCCCAGGTTTCCGGCGTCACCAATGCGGTGGCAGTGGATGGCGATGCGGTGGCGCTCACGCTGGTGGGGCCCGGTGCCGGGGGCGCCGCCACCGCGTCCGCCGTGGTGGGCGACCTTGCCGACGTGGCGCAGGGCAAGGGCGGCTTCGCCTTCGGCCTGCCCGCCGCCAACCTGGTGCGCGCCGAGCGCGCGCCCATGCAGCATCATGAGGGCGGATATTACATCCGCCTCGCCGCGGTGAACCGTCCCGGCACCGCAGCCACCATTGCCCGGCGCATGGCGGACGAGGGCATTTCCCTCGAATCGATCGTGCAGCGCCGGCCGGGCTCCAAAAGTGCGAATGATCCCGCAACGGTGATCCTGATCACCTACGCGACGACCGAGGAGGCCGTGCGTCGCGCGGTCGCCTCGATCGACGCGGACGGTGTGCTGGCCTCGCAGCCGCAGGTGATCCGCATCGAGAAGGATTGA
- the waaF gene encoding lipopolysaccharide heptosyltransferase II — MSFVVPAQEKNRQTKEPILVAGYGGIGDHVRCFALVRHVAATHPGAPIDFLCRSPTDRVVRFVPELRKAYVDDTPHGRFGLKEKLDLAGRLRREGYRRVYVVSRTMKAAIVPFLAGIPERVGWFGEGRALLINRIRTGERGYPGETEKICGLAGPASGTCLPPRLVVPPQELHAWQDRTLGGAPRGPVLALAPGAYNPHRLWPPAYFADLARRFVEQGWEVWVLGGPQERQAAAEIAAHVPVRDFTGVPLEEAVLQIRSASLFVGNDSGMLHLAGAIGTPSVGLFGPTTAEVSGPRNPNVHAVRPPTGHVSVDKITVDGVEKAIRACTSQSQLSIGAFSFSEQ, encoded by the coding sequence ATGTCGTTCGTCGTCCCGGCCCAGGAAAAGAACCGTCAAACCAAAGAGCCCATTCTGGTTGCCGGATATGGCGGCATCGGCGATCACGTGCGCTGTTTCGCCCTGGTGCGCCATGTGGCGGCGACTCATCCCGGGGCGCCCATCGATTTTCTCTGCCGCAGCCCTACGGACCGGGTGGTCCGCTTCGTGCCGGAATTGCGCAAGGCCTATGTGGACGATACGCCCCACGGCCGCTTCGGATTGAAGGAAAAGCTCGATCTGGCCGGGCGCCTGAGGCGCGAGGGGTATCGCCGGGTCTATGTGGTGAGCCGCACCATGAAAGCGGCGATCGTGCCGTTCCTGGCGGGAATCCCGGAGCGTGTCGGCTGGTTCGGTGAGGGGCGAGCGCTTCTGATCAACCGCATCCGCACCGGTGAGCGCGGCTATCCCGGCGAGACGGAAAAGATCTGCGGTCTCGCCGGCCCCGCGTCGGGAACCTGCCTGCCTCCCCGTCTGGTGGTTCCCCCGCAGGAGTTGCACGCCTGGCAGGACCGCACGCTGGGCGGTGCCCCCCGCGGGCCGGTGCTGGCGCTTGCGCCAGGGGCCTATAATCCTCATCGCCTTTGGCCCCCGGCCTATTTCGCGGATCTGGCGCGGCGCTTTGTTGAGCAGGGGTGGGAGGTCTGGGTTCTGGGCGGACCGCAAGAGCGGCAGGCCGCCGCCGAAATCGCCGCGCATGTGCCCGTGCGCGACTTCACAGGTGTGCCACTCGAGGAGGCGGTGCTGCAGATCCGCTCCGCCTCGCTCTTCGTCGGCAATGATTCCGGCATGTTGCACTTGGCAGGCGCCATTGGCACGCCGAGTGTGGGCCTGTTCGGCCCCACGACCGCCGAGGTCTCTGGTCCGCGCAATCCCAATGTCCATGCGGTGCGCCCGCCCACCGGCCATGTCAGCGTGGACAAGATCACGGTGGATGGGGTGGAGAAGGCGATCAGGGCCTGCACTTCGCAATCGCAACTTTCAATTGGTGCTTTTTCATTCAGCGAACAGTGA